In Lentibacillus amyloliquefaciens, one DNA window encodes the following:
- a CDS encoding cation-translocating P-type ATPase yields MKWYQMDTDVVEQKLHVSSKQGLTEKQVDERRKQYGLNQLESAKNTSGWLVFLKQFQDFMVLVLLAATLIAGMLGEYIDAIAIMIIVLVNGFLGYFQEQKAENSLAKLKEMSAPQASVLREGEWRKIPSQEVAVGDVVRLNSGDRIPADVRIIKSNSLETEESALTGESIPVLKHATRISRDKLEAQDQANMAFMSTLVTRGSATGIAVGTGMNTVMGQIASLMVKTEKTTTPLEHKLTELGKVLIAVALLLTALVVLTGVYQGHPVYNMFLAGVSLAVAAIPEGLPAIVTVALSLGVQRMIRKKALVRQLSAVETLGCASVICSDKTGTMTENKMTVKEVYLNGHTLHVTGDGYNTDGNVFLNKEKIDRGYPNLEAMFLYGMLCNKASLMVRKGKYIVDGDPTEGSLLVAARKLGLSHQLKGNYRVIKELPFDSDRKRMSIVVEDENKMRFLISKGAPDVLLPRSNYIMKEEGRQLVQKEDKQGINQAVDQMADKALRTLAIAMKPLTKDESMNPASLERDMTLIGLYGMTDPPRKEVKTAIEESRDAGIKSVMITGDHEKTARAIATELNLLPENGMVLNGYQLNNMSVPDLQEIIDQVYVFARVTPEHKLKIVKAFQAEGHIVAMTGDGVNDAPAIKASDIGISMGESGTDVTKEASSLVLMDDNFATIKSAINEGRNIYENIRKFIRYLLASNVGEILVMLMAMLMAMPLPLVPVQILWVNLVTDGLPAMALGLDQSEDDVMKRGPRHPKEGVFARGLGFKIVSRGILIGIAALVAFMLAYQGNPENLIYAQTIAFTTLVIAQLIHVFDCRSEHSIFSRNPFENKYLVMAVVSSVLLLLAVVYWEPLQPIFHTTALGVMDWMLVLALSFLPSVFFGFSKK; encoded by the coding sequence TGGTTTTGGTTTTACTTGCCGCAACTTTGATAGCTGGTATGCTCGGAGAATATATTGATGCGATTGCCATTATGATTATTGTACTTGTGAATGGATTTCTTGGCTATTTCCAAGAACAAAAAGCAGAGAATTCCCTGGCGAAACTGAAAGAAATGTCAGCACCCCAAGCAAGCGTCTTAAGAGAAGGTGAATGGCGGAAAATCCCTTCGCAGGAAGTGGCAGTCGGGGATGTTGTCAGATTAAACAGCGGCGACCGCATTCCGGCAGATGTACGGATCATTAAATCAAATAGTCTGGAAACAGAGGAGTCAGCATTAACAGGCGAATCAATCCCGGTGTTGAAACATGCGACAAGGATTTCCCGTGATAAGCTTGAAGCCCAGGATCAAGCCAACATGGCCTTCATGAGCACATTGGTGACACGCGGTTCTGCAACAGGTATTGCAGTCGGCACGGGCATGAACACAGTAATGGGTCAGATTGCTTCACTGATGGTCAAAACAGAAAAGACGACCACACCGCTTGAACATAAATTGACTGAGCTTGGAAAAGTATTGATTGCTGTTGCGTTATTACTGACGGCTCTGGTTGTATTGACAGGTGTTTATCAGGGTCATCCGGTCTATAATATGTTTCTTGCCGGCGTTTCTCTTGCGGTAGCTGCCATACCTGAAGGGCTGCCGGCAATTGTAACGGTCGCATTGTCATTGGGTGTTCAGCGAATGATCAGAAAAAAAGCGCTGGTCCGTCAATTATCGGCAGTTGAAACCTTGGGCTGTGCTTCAGTTATTTGTTCGGACAAGACAGGAACAATGACCGAAAACAAAATGACCGTCAAAGAGGTTTATCTAAACGGACATACATTACATGTCACGGGGGATGGTTACAACACAGACGGGAACGTATTTTTGAATAAAGAAAAGATTGACAGGGGTTATCCTAACCTTGAAGCCATGTTTTTATATGGGATGTTATGCAATAAAGCCTCGCTGATGGTCAGAAAGGGAAAGTATATTGTTGATGGCGATCCAACAGAAGGATCCCTGCTTGTTGCTGCAAGAAAACTTGGCCTGTCACATCAGCTTAAAGGTAATTACCGTGTGATCAAAGAATTGCCATTTGATTCAGATCGTAAGCGGATGAGTATAGTAGTTGAAGACGAAAATAAAATGCGTTTCCTAATTTCGAAGGGGGCACCGGATGTACTGCTTCCGAGGTCAAATTATATCATGAAAGAAGAAGGAAGGCAGCTGGTGCAAAAGGAAGATAAACAGGGAATCAATCAAGCGGTTGATCAGATGGCAGATAAAGCGTTACGGACGCTTGCAATTGCGATGAAGCCACTGACAAAAGATGAATCAATGAATCCGGCGTCCCTGGAAAGGGATATGACACTTATTGGCTTATACGGTATGACGGATCCGCCAAGAAAAGAAGTGAAAACAGCCATTGAGGAATCACGTGACGCCGGCATAAAATCGGTCATGATCACCGGCGATCATGAAAAAACCGCCCGGGCAATCGCAACCGAACTGAACCTGCTTCCGGAAAACGGAATGGTTCTGAATGGCTATCAGCTTAACAATATGTCAGTCCCCGATCTTCAGGAGATTATTGATCAGGTGTATGTTTTTGCCAGAGTAACACCCGAACATAAGTTGAAAATTGTAAAAGCATTTCAGGCGGAAGGGCATATTGTGGCCATGACAGGTGATGGTGTCAATGATGCGCCGGCTATTAAGGCGAGTGATATTGGAATCAGCATGGGAGAAAGCGGTACAGATGTGACGAAAGAAGCATCCTCACTCGTTTTAATGGATGATAATTTTGCCACGATCAAATCCGCCATTAACGAAGGCCGCAATATTTATGAAAATATCCGGAAATTTATCCGTTATTTACTGGCGTCAAATGTCGGCGAAATTCTGGTCATGCTGATGGCAATGCTGATGGCAATGCCATTACCGCTTGTTCCCGTACAGATATTGTGGGTTAATCTGGTAACGGACGGGCTTCCGGCTATGGCACTTGGTCTTGATCAGTCAGAAGATGACGTCATGAAAAGAGGACCGCGGCATCCAAAGGAAGGTGTTTTTGCCCGCGGGCTTGGTTTTAAAATTGTCAGCCGCGGCATTTTGATTGGTATTGCTGCTCTAGTCGCGTTTATGCTGGCTTATCAGGGAAATCCCGAGAACTTGATTTATGCCCAGACCATTGCTTTTACGACATTGGTGATTGCCCAGCTGATTCATGTTTTTGATTGCCGCAGTGAGCATTCGATTTTTTCACGCAATCCGTTTGAAAATAAATATCTGGTTATGGCGGTTGTGTCATCTGTTTTATTATTGCTGGCGGTTGTATACTGGGAACCGCTACAGCCGATATTCCATACGACGGCATTAGGTGTAATGGATTGGATGCTGGTTCTCGCCCTAAGTTTTCTTCCGAGTGTTTTCTTCGGTTTCTCAAAAAAATAA
- the remA gene encoding extracellular matrix/biofilm regulator RemA — translation MSLRLINIGFGNVVSANRVISIVSPESAPIKRIITVARDNNKLVDATYGRRTRAVIITDSDYVVLSAVQPETVGQRVMSHEEDADENS, via the coding sequence TTGAGTTTACGATTGATTAATATAGGTTTCGGGAATGTTGTTTCGGCAAATCGGGTTATTTCGATTGTGTCGCCCGAATCAGCACCGATTAAACGAATTATAACGGTAGCACGTGACAATAATAAACTGGTGGATGCGACTTATGGACGGCGGACACGGGCTGTGATTATAACGGACAGTGATTACGTTGTGCTCTCGGCTGTACAGCCGGAAACAGTCGGCCAGCGTGTCATGAGTCATGAAGAAGATGCAGATGAGAACAGCTAG
- the gmk gene encoding guanylate kinase, translating to MIDEKGILFILSGPSGVGKGTVRKELFNRANDLAYSISMTTREKRSGEAEGVDYFYKTNEEFERMIEAGQLLEYARFVNNYYGTPRKYVEDTLAEGKDVFLEIEVQGAMQVKNNFPEGVFIFLFPPSLEELKNRIVDRGTESQDLVLKRLKEAQNEIDMMDAYDYVVVNDDVNYAVTKIQSIIQSEHCRRDRIASQYKQLLKEE from the coding sequence TTGATTGATGAAAAAGGCATATTATTCATTTTATCCGGGCCCTCAGGCGTTGGCAAAGGCACCGTGAGAAAAGAGCTTTTTAATCGTGCAAACGACCTGGCTTATTCAATTTCAATGACGACAAGGGAAAAACGTTCCGGAGAAGCAGAAGGCGTTGATTATTTTTATAAGACAAATGAAGAATTTGAGCGTATGATTGAAGCGGGTCAGCTTTTGGAATATGCCCGTTTTGTCAATAATTATTACGGAACACCCCGGAAGTACGTGGAGGATACACTTGCTGAAGGCAAAGATGTATTTCTTGAGATTGAAGTGCAGGGTGCTATGCAGGTGAAAAACAATTTTCCGGAGGGCGTTTTTATCTTTTTATTTCCGCCCAGCCTGGAAGAATTAAAAAACCGTATCGTTGACAGGGGCACGGAATCACAGGATTTAGTGCTAAAACGGCTGAAAGAGGCGCAGAACGAAATTGACATGATGGATGCTTATGATTATGTTGTTGTCAATGATGATGTCAATTATGCCGTTACCAAGATTCAATCAATCATTCAAAGTGAACATTGCAGACGCGATCGTATTGCGAGCCAATACAAACAATTATTGAAGGAGGAATAG
- the rpoZ gene encoding DNA-directed RNA polymerase subunit omega, translating to MLEPSIDDLQTKIKSKYTLVTIAAKRARQIREEDKKVLVDDPKSNKYVGLALEEIMADKLHVKNDSN from the coding sequence ATGCTGGAACCGTCAATTGACGACCTGCAAACAAAAATTAAATCGAAGTATACGCTTGTCACAATAGCTGCTAAAAGAGCACGTCAAATCAGAGAAGAAGATAAAAAAGTTCTGGTTGACGACCCGAAATCAAACAAATATGTCGGGCTTGCGCTTGAAGAGATTATGGCCGACAAGCTGCATGTGAAAAATGATAGTAATTAA